The genomic segment ATCATCAATAATAATATCAATCCCCGTTGCTGCTTCGATAGCACGAATATTGCGACCCTCTCGACCAATAATACGGCCCTTCATCTCATCACTTGGCAGAGGTACCATGGAAACTGTCTTATCGGCGACATAGTCACCGGCATAACGACAAATTGCCAGGGCCAAAATACTACGCGCCTTGCGATCTGCCTCAAGTTTCATCTCATTTTCAATTTTAGAGAGCCGTTTCGCCGCATCCATCTGGGCCTCACTCTCAATGGATTCCATCAAGAGCTTTTTCGCCTCATCCTGGGTAATACCGGCAATACGAGCAAGTTCGTCCCGTTGTTTGAGGATCTCATTATCAGCTTCCTCATGTTTTACATCTACCTCACGCAGGCGACGTTCAAGGGCCTTCTCGGCAACAACATGACGACTTTGACGTTTTTCAAAACGCTCATTTTCACGTTTTATATTATCACGTTGCTTCTTCAGCTGTCGATGTTCATCCTTAAGATCATCACGTTCAAGCTTTACCTCAGCCTCTAAGCTCTGCTTTATTTGATACACCTCTTCCTTGCTCTGCAACAAGGCTTCCTTCTTTAACTGCTCGGCATCAATAATAGCATTTTCAATAATCTGCTTACTCTGAGCCTGAATATTCTGCTGTTGACGTTCAACAAGCTGTTTCCTCAGGAAAAAACCAATCAAGCAACCGACAATTAAGTCAAGCCCCAGATAAACAAATGGATGTTCAATAAAAAACATAAGAGATTTCGCCTATATACACGACTGACACTACAGAAACACAGGAAGAGGCACAACAAGATATGACATAGAATATGCCACAAGAAAAAGCTATTAAACAAGAAAGTTACCGCCTAGACTGAAGACCCGTTCTACTCCACAGCAACATAGAAACAAAAGCCACCAGTCACCCTACAAACAAAAAAACCTTCTCCCCAATATGCCGTTATCCTCACTGAAAAGAGGAGATAAGAGAAAACCCATATCCAACCTTTCAACATCCGTATATTACTCAACAGAATTTCTGTTGGAATCAATCTTCTTAATTATTTTAATGCACCAGCAAGAGTCTTATCACAACGATCTACTCTTGCTTCCACATTTATTTGCATTTATATTTTGAGATAAAACTATATCCCACAGGATCCAAACAAGATCTCTGAAAAATCATAAAAATCCCCCACACTGCCGTGTCGCTAAGATAGTTAAACCTAAATTAATAGGTGGGCATCATATTATCAGCTCAGCCAATTCGTCACCGATTCACCTTTACTGACAAGAGACAACGCCCTTTTATTGAGAGTTGGCTCAACACACTTTAGCAATCACCAACAGCACAGGGGAATATCATCTTTTCTTCTAAACTTACACTCACTAGGATAGCAAATTTTTGCTTAAACGAAAACCTATTTAAGGTCCTCCAGCACTATTTTTCCAAGTGACCTGCTATATCTTCACTAAGCTGGCTAATGCGCCTCAAAGAGTCTTCACGATACTGACGAGAATCGCGTTGCAGACAGACATAATCAGAGGCCATCTTCAAACAGGCACGCACAGCGATTTTTGCTACCAATAAAGACCCCTTTGGTCCATCATTATCCTCCCTTATGCCATCACGAACCAAAGAGAGGATGTGCTCCATATCCTCTTCGGACTCTTCCGTATAAAAAGAAAATTGTTGACCAAGAAGCTCAAATTGTACTAATCGCTCACTATCTGACATAGACATAACCTCTGCACAACAAAAAAGCTTGCTCTCATAAATTGACGCCCAGCTTTTTGTCAGATACCTTAGCCATTATGGTAAGAAGACTCTTGAACCACATCTTCCTGTACCACAGGGCTCTCTGCAGATACACCTCCACCAGTCAGATCACGCTCCCAGCTTTCAAACTGGGTAACAATGCGAGTCACACGCTCTGAAATATCCTCTTTCTCTAACTGTTGCATAGCAAGCTGATCATTGAGTTCTTCGATAACAGCCTGCTTTTCAACAAGTTTAACCCGCAAGGTCTCAAAATCCTTCAAAAGCTTTCCTACAAATATTTCAAGTCGTTGCAATTCATTTCCTTCACTCATCGTAATCGCCTCTCAACCCAATAACGTTTTATAAAAATAATCTCATTTTTAAGTAAAAAATTCATATATTTGCTTCACTAACAACAAAAACTATATTCGAGAATAACTCCAACTCAAAGGACGGGAGCCATTATACGGCATATAACCATGAAAGGTACGCGGATCATCGTCAAAAACAAGCGGCAAAAAATAACGATCTCCTTCCCACATAGGCAAGTCTTGGAGGCGATCGATATCTACCCACAACAAATCCCCCTCTTCATTAGAATTATAGGGGATACCGCTAAAAGCTTCAACACGAAAAATAAATCCGAGCCAATTCTCTCCATTCGGGCCAAAGCCTGTCCAGTTAATAGTACCTCGAAGTGTCACGTTTTCACAAACAATTCCCGCCTCCTCATGTATTTCCCGACGAAGACACTGCACAATATCTTCACTGGCCTCCATCTTACCACCAAGGCCATTATACTTCCCCAGGTGCTGATCAGATTCCCGTTTATTACGATGAACAAGCAAGGTCTGCTTGCCATTCGGAGATATAATATAGACAAGAGAGCCAATAATTGGTGTATACATGATTTTTAACACATCCTATAGACAAACATATTATTTTGCAGCCTGCCAGAGTATGATATAATCACGACATGAAAAGACTACGCATTAATCAAAGACAACAAAATGCCCAAGTATACACTGCATTTATTATAAAGGAAAAGAAATTCCTCAAAGTTTTCCTCTGTCTTTTTACAGTCCTACTACTTTCTAGCAGTGCCCATGCAACTCATCAGCTTAACTTTCCATATTATCCTGAAATAAAGGTCAATATCGATTTCTGGGAAAAAATATACGGTATCTATAGCCAGGGAGAGGGGATTGTCCATGATAGGGAACAGCTTAACCTCGTTTACGAGATAATTCCTCTCATCGACCCCACCCTTCCAGCCGCGACTCGAATAAACCGGAACACTCGAAAAAGGGTCCTTAAAAAATACAAAACTCTCCTCATTGCCCTCAGCACAGGGACGCCTGCAAGAACTCTTAACGAAAAGAGGGTGGCAAGCTATTTCAGAGGAAAAAACAGAAAAAAACGACTTCGCCAAGCTGCCAAAAATATCCGTATTCAAACAGGCCTGAAAAAACGCTTTGAACAGGGAGTCGTTCGTTCCGGTAGATACATAAATGAAATCAAGAAAGTATTTATCTCCCGCGGCCTGCCCATGGAGCTTGCCTACCTACCCCACGTTGAATCCAGCTTCAATAGCAAGGCCCACAGCA from the Desulfotalea psychrophila LSv54 genome contains:
- a CDS encoding cell division protein ZapA, giving the protein MSDSERLVQFELLGQQFSFYTEESEEDMEHILSLVRDGIREDNDGPKGSLLVAKIAVRACLKMASDYVCLQRDSRQYREDSLRRISQLSEDIAGHLEK
- a CDS encoding NUDIX hydrolase — encoded protein: MMYTPIIGSLVYIISPNGKQTLLVHRNKRESDQHLGKYNGLGGKMEASEDIVQCLRREIHEEAGIVCENVTLRGTINWTGFGPNGENWLGFIFRVEAFSGIPYNSNEEGDLLWVDIDRLQDLPMWEGDRYFLPLVFDDDPRTFHGYMPYNGSRPLSWSYSRI